The Mercenaria mercenaria strain notata unplaced genomic scaffold, MADL_Memer_1 contig_1775, whole genome shotgun sequence genome contains the following window.
attttataattaaaaagatGGGGGGTCAAGGAGAAAAGAccataaaacaatgtaaaaatttgcaaaatcttTTTCTTAGTGTTGTTTCTTTTAAAGGTACTAACCCAAATTTTGTAAACTTTGCATTGATTCTAAAGTATTTTATTGCACCAAAAAGTGCGACATATTTCCTTCTGTTTTGTATGCATTTCATACTTACCTatcccttttttttctttcagttcttgaaaaaaaattttctttaaatatatccTAAAACCactatttttaaatttcccaggtaaaaacaaaaaatttctgTGTAGAGAAGGTCATTTATTCGTAAGGGcgacattttatatttaaatgttttttggtAAAAATACTTTGAATCACAATAAAAGTTGGAGTGGGCCTTAATTTGGAGATTATATTTAtcgaaaattgaaaatttttgaattttagcCCTATATTACCCTTTGGGTTTTTCTTGCAAATGCATATCCCAAAAAGAAGAGATTAGTTTGAAACCATGGGTATTTTCTGGTATTGACCCATTAAATTATCAAGGCCCCCAACTCTGGCAGTATTTTgcagaattgtgccccttttttgggttggttaaattttttcttgCAAGGGCTACTCCATAACTACTGCGTATTGCATTAAAACTTTCGAGCCCTCTGCtttcccatttaaaaaaaaaattatttttttttcacttaacgCTGTTGAGATGATTTATTTTTACCCATTTTTTTGGGCAGCTGTTGTAAGAGTCAAGCACTGGAATAGTTTGGTTTTGGGGCCtaatggacagctcttgttggtttgCGCCTGTAAATGGGGAAAAACCATTTTTTgggaaagggaaaaaatttgattaatttttttttattatttaaattaaaaatccccctataaaaaaacaaaataaaggaatttaaaaattttctgccCCTAGTACCAAGATCTTTTCCCTTTAAAAACACTgcgaaaaaaaggtaaaaaacgGGATAGTATGTTTGTTACTTCGAAAAAACAGCGATTAAATTTTTCCCATAttttcgtatacaactccgttaTTTCCCGAAATTTCCGGAAATAcggattttaaatttttgtatattttgaaaaaaaaaaagggacttatatttccccttattctttgtatacaaatccCTATATTTCCGTTAATCGGAAAATACGGGGATGTATCGTTTGTTATTTCGAAAAAAAGGGATTAAATTCCTTAAtttttgtatacaactccgtatatttcccgtatatgccggaaatacgggatttaaataatttgtatatttcgaaaatacgggacgtatatgtccgtatgtgcttggtatacaactccgtatattttccgtatatgccggaaatacggggtttaaataatttatatatttcaaaaatacgggatgcaatcaatatgtgtagtgaaaattattctccggccatttcaaaggtcaaacgttttgcatgttttggaacttgtacgtgtatgaagaatgaatgccaatattgaaagaaagaaatgtttaatactaatatgacattaactgaaaaaagcattcacggaccaaaacaggtataaatttaaaatcaaacatgaataaTCCATCATTTCATGTAGCGCCTTctcgatttattttaacattaaatctaaatagccgattgagaaagaaaaaagtttattcaattcatccctatttatttgtagtgataaatacatccctggatcatcgccattgtaaaaatgaaatgcaagcataaattaactctttttctgcacatttccaacgcttgtgcatacaatgcaaatatttatagaaaaaagaggaactaatccatttatattttgtactgtagGCTAGAAGTACTTATGGCATTAAAACGAATTCAAAACGAACATAATGCAGCCAATGTGTAtgacacaaacaaatttcatgaagaaaatgAGTGCACTAACGTTATCACGAAATGCAAAGAGAAACTGAAAGCTAAACAATATGAAATCAGTGAAATGAATTGCAAAGAGAAGGAAAATCATGAAGTGAATTTGAAATGCAAAGTGACTAAAGCATGTGACGCGAATTCGAATTTCAACGGTAATGACAACAATGTTGTGAATTTGAAAGACAATGAGAATGAAATCAATGATGTAAATCTGAATTGTAAAGGAAGTGTAAACAGTGAAgtgaatttgaattttgataagaATGAAATCAgtgaaatgaatacaaattgtGACCAGAATGAAATCAGTGAAGTGGAACTGAATTGTGATCAGAATGAAATCAATGAAGTGAATCTGAACTGTGACCAGAATGAAATCAATGAATTGAATTTGAATTGTCAGCAAAATGAAATCAGTGAAGTTGATTTCGAAGCTCATGAAACTATTGAAGTGAATCTGAAAGGGGGTGGAAATAGTAAAGTGAATCTGAATAGTGAAGATGATGAAACTGACGCAAACAATAACTATAAAGCAAATAATGAGAATGAAGTTGCCatgagaaacaaaaacaaattagtgAAGTGAATTTGAATTGCAATGAGAATGAAATCGATGGAGAGAATCTGAATTGTGAAGGGAATGAGAATAGTGACATGAATTTGAATTGTGAGGAAAATGATAATACTGAAGTGAATTTTGAATTCAAAGATATTGAAAATGAGAAAGTAAATTCCAGTTGTAAAGTGAATGAAATCGATGAAGTGAATCTGAATTGTAAAGAGAATGAGAATAGTGACACAAATTTATATTGTGATGAAAATGGAAACAGTGAAGTTGATTTGGTTGTCAAAGAGATTGAGAACAATGATGAAGTGAATTTCAATTGCAAAGTGAATGAAAATAGTGAACTGAAATTTAAAGAGAATGAAATTGACAAGAACAATAATCATAAAGTAAATGAGGGTAATGAATCTATCAAGACGTGCGAAGAGAAACTTAAAGTTACACATAATGAACAACATAAAAACAAGGACTTAACTATGATAACAGAGCATAATTATACTATATTTAGTCCAGCTGAAGCATCTGAGTCCGACATAGATTTCGAGATCGATAGTGACAATGATGAAACTTTTTTCACAGAAATTATAGACATAGAGAATCTACTAATTATGACTGAGCCAGTGAATACCCCGGTCAGAAATGAGTTGTTTGATCCAGCTGAATGTTTACATGCAACACGCATTGAAATGTCGACGCTTGAAGATCACGCGGAAACGTTACAAGCAACAGAAAGCATAGATACAATTATGCAGAAAACTCAAAATACTTCATTAGATGCAAGTAGCTGTGAAGAAGAGTTCTATGACTATGACGATAAAGCGAATGACCCTGATTGGACGCCAGATACAGAAACCGCTTCAGCGAATGGTGTTTCAGAAATGATAGAGCATGAAGAAATAGTCACAACATCTGATCCAACCATGAAGACAGGTTTTGATGAAAATAGACGAATGAGAATGCAAGGTAGGAGCTATCTTGGTTATGGAAAGGCACCTGATGGCAAAATAAGATACTGTATTGAACGTAATGAAAGGGCATTGCAGTCACGGCCATGTGGTGATAGATGTCAAAAGGGCTGGGGAGGTAGAGAGTGTTCAAAAATCGAAGAAAATGCACGAGTGGAATTATTCAATGACTTTTGGAACAACATGACATGGCCAGAAAGGAGAATGTATGTAACAAATTTAGTTACAAGAACATaagtcaaaaggaaaaaaaaaaaacaagattctGATGAAAGCAGAAGGAAGTTCTCATATCAGTATCATATTAAAGTAGCTGGTACGATTCATGTTGTTTGTAAGGCATTGTTCCTGTCAACATTCGGTTTGAAAGAAGACAGTGTATACAATTGGTTGGAACGTAACAATACAAGTGTTGGAATACCGAATTTAAACACGAAAGGACTGAACAGAAATAGAAAGGACAAAGAAGCCAGAGAAAcagcaatgaaatatataaacgGATTGCCTAAAATGCCTTCCCATTATTGTAGAGCCAGCTCCTCCAAACTTTACTTAGAAACTGAACTTGCAAGTTTAAGAGAATTATATAAACACTACACAGACGTATCAGAAGAAAACAATGAACCGGTGTATGGCAGAACACAGTTCACCAAACTTTTCGACGAATTGAACTTGGTATTCTATCAACCTCGTAAATATCAGTGCGACCTTTGCGTTGGCTTTAAGGCAAGCACAGTATTGACTGACGACTACAATCAGCACATCTGAAGAAAAACGGAGGCgcaaaattcaaagaaaactgaCAAAGAAGCGTGTAAAGAGGGCAAGCAGATTGTGCTCACAATGGATCTTCAGAGTCTGTTATTATGCCCAAAGCTTCAAGCCAGTTGTCTATTTTATAAGACAAAATTATGTTGCCACAATTTCACCATTTTCGATTTGCACACAAAAGCTGTTATGTGCTATTTCTGGAATGAGACCGCAGCAGACCTGTCTGCGAGCACGTTTGCGACATGCATAGTGGATTATCTTGAAAACCTAGATTTAACTGGGATTGAAAAGATTATACTTTATAGCAACGGTTGTACATACCAAAATAGGAATGTAACCTTATATTGTGCACTTCTGCGATTTGCCGATTTGCAGTAACCCATAAGGTTGAATTAGAACAAAAATCTTGGAGAGGGGCCATACGTATATGGAAGCCGATAGCGTGCATTCGGTAATAggtagaaaaattaaaaacaaagacgTATATGTACCTCAGAGGTATGTTGAACTGATTGAAGATGCAAGAGAAGATGACCAGTATAAAGTGAAATACCTTGACTATAGTTTTTTTAAGGACTACTCTCAGTTGAAGTATCATACAACAATCAGACCCGGGAGTAGAGCAGGAGATCCAGTTGTAACAGATATCAGAAATCTGAAATACACAGTAGACGGTGAGATAATGTATAGATTTAACTATACTGACGCCTACGTAGCATTGAGAAAGCCTAGAAATTCCAAACCAACGTTCAATGAAGAAGTACATTCATCATACGCTAAGGCGTTGCCTTTGCGAAAGTCGAAATATGATCATCTCCAGCAAATCAAAGCAGTCATTCCCAGGGACTACAATGCGTACTACGATGGACTTCCACAATGATGAGTCGTGATCACGCAAAAACATCTACTGACTGTAAGGCATTAACGTTTGACgtcaaatattttgactttcgGACGACTATAATATTACTGTCTGACTAGTGCTTATTACAATTGAGTTTCAAATGTGTCCTTACAGATTGACAAGACAGTATTGCTTCATCATTGATAGTGtactaatgttaaaatatatcgTAGAGAAacaatttttagaaatatatgacATTTATCTATGTATATTAGCAGAAGGTATTGAAACTAATGTCAATTTACAAGTTCTAATTTCATGGTGCTAACGTTTCCAATAGTTACACTCTACTCAACTAGGTACATTAACATGTTGTgctatacatgtagttttaactaTTGTCAAATAGTTTTATTGCTATAATTGATAAGTTGTCATAAAATGACTGCTTTCGGAGTTAGAAAAGTGTTGTTGTCATAAAATGACTGCTTTCTGAATTGCTTTTGTAAAGTTTTCCTCAATTAGTTTTACAATTAAATTCATCGAAGTAACGGCTATTGAAGTAAGACTTTAGAATATCTTGCAGAAACTGTTTAAAGTTAATAATAGTTAACAGCAGTGATCAATTGTTAGCCGTTCTAGAACTAAATTTTATGAAGGACTTAtgctacattttttaaatttactgttTCTTTCTAGTTAACTGTTTTGACGTAATTGGTAGTTTATTATTGTCAATAAGTCATTTGCAATATTGATGTTTTATCCTTTTCAATGGATAAAAGTACCCTATGGCCTATGCAAACAAAGAGTATTTTAGTGTGGTAGAAAATGAGCAGGTAGATGTTTTGAGCACTGTTTTAGTGGTTTTTATGTTAAGGTTCTACGAAAAGTAACGTAATATCCGTTTCATGTTGAAGTTTAAATTGTTTATTCAGTTCGAATAAAAAAGATGAACATTAACATTTTGGgttgatatattatttcaaattatactgTCTCATCAGAAGACTGTTTGTAATTTTCAGTGGCGGAGCGGGGGATCGAACCTGCGACTCCTGGTGACAAGTCTttcgtgttaccactagaccaatGATCCGCTCCTATCGCAGAATCTCCCAGCACAAACTAACCGTGCgcacatgttgttgttgttgttgttgttagttAGTTCACAGTTTTACGTCCTCCCGCCTCTTTACGAGGACACTTTGGTGTGGACGGAACCCACTGCGCACACCCAGACCTTGCATTATTTGACAGGTGTCGAGCTATGTTTCATGAGTAACAGTTTTAGTCGATAATTTAATTGGAAGTTGCAAAAAGGACAAATAATTGAAAAAGGATTTACCGATTATTATGTATAATCCCGACCATGactgtttatgtgagaaagtttgcAGATTCTTACGGAGAAAAGGGGTTTAGTACTGGTCTGtaccaggaacgatggttaggtaaactgcccgcctgTAATATGACCGAAATACTGCTGAAACGGGAAAACAAGCATCAACAAATCTAATTGTAACTCAATGTAAAATCCCTGAATTGCAATTTCTAGACTGAAAAATGCATTTCCGGCTTtttattgcatttcaattttCCGGAActgcaaacataaataataaaatgccgATGTTGCAGTTATCtcggtcaatattatttttttttttttgttacaaaagcaTAACCCAATTATAAGACATTTTATCTGATGTGAGATCATGCAAAAAAGAGTTTCCTTTTACTTgtattcttcaagaaaaaatgttttttccgtCTCCTGAAAACTTGGTGTTTTGTAGTTCCGGCATTTTCAAGTGAACACGACataatatatgaatgtataaacacgagccgtttcatcttttTTGACTTACAGGAACACAGTAAGCGATTGTTTAtctattgtatttatgttctagtaacctttgacactgatttcgaggacaagccgAATATGtgacacatacatgtatgttgttgggctggaaaaagatagggtcaaaactttaactaaaagctatattgcataacttcttcgttatttctgtgcatacaattcggttgcttaaacgttagaatatcagaaaattactggaaataaaacatatcaccgatctttcatcatttgtttggttggcgcatgtttacaaatttagtgttagtaggccgtgatctCCATGAAGCcatgtaaagtgataattttgatgacacattggttttattttgtaattgtgagtgatcgttaagtgatcagaaagatcggacagtgggacattataaaaaaaagtgatactttatttagattagagaGTGAATCGCATTATACAATAAGGAATTCTAAGGTAAAAaaactccttttatttcgttcactgaagaaaacatggcggacatatttttgtaaaaacatcggtgcacgtgtgatttgtgtaacactcagctcatttacactgacatatccgtgattgatgaatatatatattgtttacatatgagagacttacggtaccaaatacttacccaaAAAATGTCTATGCATTTTCTTCCagtacactgttgggacatgctttcgcgtgtcattgatactttataatttactcggagattcattttttcattattattagtttctctttgatccctgcgcatttctcgtgttgttacgacaatctcagttttacataggaatttttcattgtcaaaataacatagtccttaaatatatgattgttcttttacctcagatttcctcattgaaatatatatgtctccttattcatggttagagatatccatttagtatagttttgcactgtccgatctccttaatctgttaccgatccttttaCTAAAAAAAAGACGCAATGTGTAAacatagtttttcgctttacacacctctcatggacaagaaagccgtttcacttaaaatttgtaagcatcggctggcaaaatattaaagaaagatcggaactttttctaaacaatacttcaatttcaatcattttcaaaaactggaaatattgcacattgtgttgaatatataaataaaacaaaaatcccaaaaataaaccattttagaactattCCGGGAACTAAAcatttcagccgaacaacgcatttcaagatgacataaaactgatttctctttaagcaatgtcaaagttcacctgagggaaattgctgaaaatgtataaatgctTACTTggttcagttttacgtcctgtagacaACAATCAACTtgcaactttaaatgcatattatgttctataattattccaatatcaaaaaccgtccgatcttttccgtgagaaataaaacgaagcaattttaactatttgtttacacttcaaccatgtgaaattaaaggcttGTACAAAAACGAGACTCCCGTGCagtttgaacctcgtggtgaataatctgaatttacttttaattaagtatggtgtctcagttgagccagttatctGTTAATTTCagaaaacatacattaaagaaatggttatgagattatgcatgtgtatgaatatttcaaagtctactctATAtaaacgacgatagaaaacaagtgtgcactcggcaaatagcaagactattattttcaggtgtattctGGACACTAATCCCTATGATGAAGAACTCGtgatccttggtttcgtagaaaGTCTTAGTTCCGCTGTTACCAtcgcagtaatgtaaagtcagtgtccatttctatgccggaattgcAATACACATGTATTATCAGTTTTAAAGCTAAGTgtgaaaagaaatcattttttgatGAAGAGCCAAGATacaaaaagttacttttgagaaatttctgattttaatcatcagacTTTCGTGAAaggttcaactgattgcattttgtttgtttcgtagttatctacaattgtatacaaattgtattacctcctacatatttggctgtacatttttttctgcgatttattctcactgtgtttttaaaaacatcctGCATAAATTCTCAAATTGTACAAGACATCGGTTACTTTACGACGAAACATCTAATagggaatcactatacacatctaacttgtcccggaccagtatgcggaaatacagTGGCCcgatgtttcaagattgtctaaaaaagtatttgcatatatcgtgataaagcaatatttcgattgtttatataatttataaatatacaattacgtTATGTGTGTAAAAGTTACGTTTAGTAATTCCAGTAGTTACCGCAGAAAGTGCAGAAAATTCCATTTCCGCCGAATTTTCCGCGGGATAAGCAACGCGTAAGTACATCAGTTCTAGTAtgataaattaaacctttcttttGAAACGAACatattaagtctgagacttgtcttacagttgtaggcagtttggtacaccatacatacaaaaaaatcttgtccacacattgcactacttttatttATGCTGAAAAAAAGCAACATGTATtgattgaaactttgaactaacttttgccattcatgaatttttaataaagtgtttgaaaaggatttataaatgtaacaaaaaatttggaaaattacaggtaaaatatctgctttgtttatttccaaatttcagttttactttttatacagctacttttagttgaGGTCTTgtaaactgagctgttttttgTGCTAtgcagctgcatttgaaagctttggtcTACTGTATTTTCACACcacaaatgaaggtcactctaaatttaccttaaaccaaaacaaaagtaGGCTACGATTGAATTGAAACAACAATAAAAGGGAGgtcataaaataacaataaattatacaaata
Protein-coding sequences here:
- the LOC128551861 gene encoding homeobox-like protein HDP1; its protein translation is MALKRIQNEHNAANVYDTNKFHEENECTNVITKCKEKLKAKQYEISEMNCKEKENHEVNLKCKVTKACDANSNFNGNDNNVVNLKDNENEINDVNLNCKGSVNSEVNLNFDKNEISEMNTNCDQNEISEVELNCDQNEINEVNLNCDQNEINELNLNCQQNEISEVDFEAHETIEVNLKGGGNSKVNLNSEDDETDANNNYKANNENEVAMRNKNKLVK